Part of the uncultured Anaeromusa sp. genome is shown below.
TACTTTCGTGATTGGACTTTTTTTATAGTAATCGTTACAATTAATAGCAAGTAAATGCAGAGGAGATGTACTGATGCAAAAGATGCTGTCAGAAATTATAGCGCTATTGCCGGAAGTCCAATGCCAAGGGATTTGTGAGGCTGCAATCACTGGCATTACGCAGGACTCCAGACAAGTAACACAGGGAAGCCTTTTTATTTGTTTGCCAGGCAGTAAAGTAGATGGGCATGATTTTGCCGAAAAGGCAGTAGCTGAAGGGGCTGTGGCTCTTTTGGCGGAAAGGCCGCTAACGGTTTCAGGAGCTGCTGTGCTCGTGGTTCCGGATGTACGTGAAGCGATGGGACGCATTGTTCCTTTTTTTTATGATAGGCCGACACAGAAACTGCGTTTGTTGGGAGTTACCGGTACAAACGGCAAAACTACGACAACCTATTTATTAAAAGCTATCTTGGAGGCGGCTGGCTATCGAGTAGGCCTGATTGGAACGATTCAGTCGCTCATAGGCGATGAAAAGGTTCCTGCGAAGAATACGACGCCTGATGTAGTGGAACTTCAGGCGTTGCTGTGGCGTATGGCGAAAGCCGACATGGATTATGTCGTCATGGAAGTATCTTCGCATGCTTTAGCCCTGGACCGTATTGCCGGCTGTGAATTTGATATGGCTATGTTTACCAATATGACTCAAGATCATTTGGATTTTCATAAAACTCTTGGCGAGTATGCAGAAGCTAAGGCTCGCTTGTTTTCTCTTGCCTCGCAGGCTGGTTCTAAAACAGGCAAGCATGCGGTAATCAACGCGGATGATGCAGCGGCGGATGTCATGCGGGACGCGGCTGCGTGTGACATACTTA
Proteins encoded:
- a CDS encoding UDP-N-acetylmuramoyl-L-alanyl-D-glutamate--2,6-diaminopimelate ligase, which produces MQKMLSEIIALLPEVQCQGICEAAITGITQDSRQVTQGSLFICLPGSKVDGHDFAEKAVAEGAVALLAERPLTVSGAAVLVVPDVREAMGRIVPFFYDRPTQKLRLLGVTGTNGKTTTTYLLKAILEAAGYRVGLIGTIQSLIGDEKVPAKNTTPDVVELQALLWRMAKADMDYVVMEVSSHALALDRIAGCEFDMAMFTNMTQDHLDFHKTLGEYAEAKARLFSLASQAGSKTGKHAVINADDAAADVMRDAAACDILTYGIEDAQADLLAKNVQVTPEGARFLLQRKGEAWPVKLLLTGRFNVYNALGAIGAALSEGVSWPVIQEALASFPGVPGRFERVDGGKEFAVIVDYAHTPDGLENILRTAREMKPARVVTVFGCGGDRDRTKRPLMGALAAKYSDVVIATSDNPRSEEPETILSEIEVGILQELRPEVQYEKIVDRRQGIGRALELAQPGDIILVAGKGHENYQILKDKTIHFDDKEIIQEWLRQKEA